A window of the Lolium perenne isolate Kyuss_39 chromosome 7, Kyuss_2.0, whole genome shotgun sequence genome harbors these coding sequences:
- the LOC139833968 gene encoding uncharacterized protein — translation MAERPVAPVRSMDDGFWLERDNHDDSAAAAASDDAVVSAFLVCDGDLQAIRDLLMGYQDQHGQDQHALLLHDDHHDDSAAAAEAVVSTYLVSDDDVQAINDLLMGYQDQHGEDQQALLLHDNHGDDAQMVTHREDDDDDDDDSDDEKESDGEFEALSLQMLHPTRHIPRFLGGSAPHFVAAGTTGGFMRVAAADAPHQEQEGGGERHILVHYRYTRFSAASSSDGSMEARGSTREHQLRFITAAGHGARSLDWAGASLAHLIYPDGCSKRLRELWTSLASQVSLPPGAVRIEVFVDVGILRRDNSTDSMDHMRAALEDMMEKPWPTRFTGMELNLPEPVRCGHDDNDTDGEQRPAKRRRVVATEDEDSCSVCYELLKGDDLAAWPGCGKPHVLHGACMQAVLESNPLCPMCRRDLYIKPKF, via the coding sequence ATGGCGGAGAGGCCCGTCGCGCCGGTGCGCTCCATGGACGACGGCTTCTGGCTGGAAAGGGACAACCACGacgactccgccgccgccgccgcctccgacgACGCCGTCGTCTCTGCTTTCCTCGTCTGCGACGGTGACCTTCAGGCAATACGGGACCTGCTGATGGGGTACCAGGACCAGCACGGACAAGATCAGCATGCGCTTCTTCTTCACGACGACCATCACGacgactccgccgccgccgccgaagcggtCGTCTCTACTTACCTCGTCAGCGACGATGACGTTCAGGCAATAAATGACCTGCTGATGGGGTACCAGGACCAGCACGGAGAGGATCAACAGGCGCTTCTTCTTCACGACAACCATGGAGACGACGCGCAGATGGTCACCCACcgggaggatgatgatgatgatgatgatgattcggACGACGAAAAGGAAAGCGACGGCGAGTTTGAAGCGCTCTCGTTACAGATGCTACACCCCACGAGGCACATCCCGCGGTTTCTTGGAGGTTCGGCCCCGCACTTCGTCGCCGCAGGGACGACGGGCGGCTTCATGCGGGTCGCCGCCGCGGACGCTCCGCACCAAGAACAAGAAGGAGGAGGCGAGAGGCACATCCTGGTGCACTACCGCTACACCCGCTTCTCGGCCGCATCGTCGTCGGACGGCAGCATGGAAGCGCGCGGCAGCACGAGAGAGCATCAGCTCCGGTTCATCACCGCCGCCGGCCACGGGGCCAGGTCGCTGGACTGGGCCGGCGCGTCGCTGGCGCACCTCATATACCCTGACGGCTGCAGCAAGCGGCTCCGCGAGCTATGGACGAGCCTCGCGTCTCAGGTGAGCCTCCCGCCGGGCGCCGTGCGCATCGAGGTGTTCGTCGATGTCGGCATCCTCCGGCGGGACAACAGCACGGACAGCATGGACCACATGCGCGCAGCCCTGGAGGACATGATGGAGAAGCCGTGGCCCACCCGCTTCACCGGCATGGAGCTCAACCTGCCGGAACCGGTGCGGTGCGGCCACGACGACAACGACACGGATGGCGAACAGAGGCCGGCGAAGCGAAGGAGGGTGGTGGCCACCGAGGACGAGGACAGCTGCAGCGTCTGCTACGAGCTTCTCAAGGGCGACGACCTCGCGGCGTGGCCGGGATGCGGCAAGCCCCACGTCCTCCATGGCGCGTGCATGCAGGCCGTCCTCGAGAGCAACCCGCTGTGCCCTATGTGCAGGCGCGATCTCTACATCAAGCCCAAATTCTAA